TAAAGTGCGGAAATATGAGGAACGTGAAGTTCTAGCCGTGATGTCGTTTCCAACATGGCCCGCTCTTGCCAGAGTTCATTGTCGACAAGGGTGTGACTTCCCAGCGATCGGCCGTAAACTTTGCTGGACGAGATCGCGTGTCAGTAAATCGAGTCACAGCTCCAATAGTGACAATGTGATACCGGCAGCTTACACTCTCAAAGCAAGTCCTCGCGGACAGTATGTTTCAAAGGGTATCTAGCATCTACCTCTAGACGGATCGCTTTCCTGAAAGTAAGCATGCCCATTCCAATCGTAAGCCGTTACTTGCCGTGTATCATGAGGCATGATGAATGCCATCGCATCTCAATGCAACACAACGCTCAGTTGTCGACGCCGATGTGCACGTTCTTCTCACCAGGTGGAATAACTTTCTGTTCCTTCTCGCCCTTCAACGTGGGGAGCTCCTTCACTGCCGCCTCGATGATGCTCAGAGCACTCTTGATCTCGTCTTCGCTGATGACGAGTGGTGGTGCCAATCGGATGATGTTCTGGTGTGTCGGCTTGGCAAGAAGTCCCTTCTCCTTCATGAGCATACACAAGTCCCAAGCGCTGTGTCCACCAGTCTTGGACTCATCGATCACAATAGCGTTCAGGAGACCCTTGCCACGGATGGTCTCGATCATAGGATCTCTCGTCTGGATATCGCGAAGGCCGTTGCGGAAGACTTCGCCCAGTTCTTGAGCACGCTGGACGAGgttctcttcttctataATCTCGAGGGCCTTGATCGCCACTGCGCTACCAAGTGGGTTACCACCGTATGTGCTGCCGTGCGTACCAGGCTCGATTGTGAGCATGACTTCCTTCGAACCAAGAACGCAGGATACTGGGTACATGCCACCCGAGATGGCCTTGCCAAGAAGGACAAGGTCTGGCTTGATGCCACTCCACTCGTGGCAGAGCATCTTGCCCGTGCGTGCGATACCCGTCTGGATCTCGTCGCAGATCAGCAGGACATTGTGCTTCGTGCAGAGCTCGCGCGCCTTCCGCAAGTAGTCTTCGTGCGGTACCACGATGCCTGCCTCTCCTTGTATTGGCTCGACCAAGAATGCTGCCGTCTCTTTGCCGTGCTTCTCAAGGGCCTCCTCAAGAGCCTTGACATCGCCGAAGGGAATTGGTTTGCCGGAGGATGGGCACACAGCGCCAATGTTTGGAAGGTACGGACCGTAGTTGTCTCGGCTTTCTGGGTCGGACGACAGTGTAATCGCAGCGAATGTCCTGCCATGGAAGTTCTCCTGCACGCCAAACACAAGTGCCTTGTCCTGTGGTATGCCCTTCACCTTGTATCCCCACTTTCTCGCGATCTTGACAGCAGTCTCCACTGCCTCTGCTCCTGTGTTCATGGGCAGAACCATGTCGAAGCCCATCATGGTTGTAATCTTCTCCGCGAATACCGGGAAGACATCGTTGTAGAATGCTCGGCTGGAAAGTGTAAGCCGAGAGGCCTGGTCGGTCAGTGCctggatgagcttcgggtGGCAATGTCCTTGGTTCACTGCTGAGTATGCAGAGAGGAAGTCGAGGTAGTGCTTGCCCTCTGGATCCCACACGGACGAGCCCTTTGCCTTGGAGAAGACGATCGGGAGCGGGTGGTAGTTGTGTGCGGCGTAGGCAGACTCTGAGGACATGGCCTGGCTCGAGGAGGCGGCATGGTAGCCTGAGGATGGGTGCAGAGGCTCGAAAGAGGTTGCTTTGGCGTTCAGACTGCCGTTTGTGCCAATGGCATGGCCGCCGTTCGTCTCTGGCTCAATTGCGATTGGTGCCATGTTGAGCTCGATTCTTGCTGGTggtgttgttgttgttgctCTTCTTGTTGTAGTCGAAGGCTGTATCTTTAGCGGTGTCA
This genomic window from Fulvia fulva chromosome 4, complete sequence contains:
- a CDS encoding Ornithine aminotransferase, with amino-acid sequence MAPIAIEPETNGGHAIGTNGSLNAKATSFEPLHPSSGYHAASSSQAMSSESAYAAHNYHPLPIVFSKAKGSSVWDPEGKHYLDFLSAYSAVNQGHCHPKLIQALTDQASRLTLSSRAFYNDVFPVFAEKITTMMGFDMVLPMNTGAEAVETAVKIARKWGYKVKGIPQDKALVFGVQENFHGRTFAAITLSSDPESRDNYGPYLPNIGAVCPSSGKPIPFGDVKALEEALEKHGKETAAFLVEPIQGEAGIVVPHEDYLRKARELCTKHNVLLICDEIQTGIARTGKMLCHEWSGIKPDLVLLGKAISGGMYPVSCVLGSKEVMLTIEPGTHGSTYGGNPLGSAVAIKALEIIEEENLVQRAQELGEVFRNGLRDIQTRDPMIETIRGKGLLNAIVIDESKTGGHSAWDLCMLMKEKGLLAKPTHQNIIRLAPPLVISEDEIKSALSIIEAAVKELPTLKGEKEQKVIPPGEKNVHIGVDN